A stretch of DNA from Methylobacterium sp. CB376:
TCCCGATCCCGTAGCGCGGCGGCGCGTCACCTCGCGTCCGGCCCATCCGGGCGGAGGGGTGCTCCGAAGGGCAGCTCCGCGGCGTGCCGGCGATCCACTCGACCGGGAGCCGCAGGCCCGGGCGATCGTCGCGGGCGGCGCGTCGCGCCCGGTGCCGGCCAGCAGTTCGGGGGCTCACGCTCCCTTCCGATCCCGCCCCCGCGCAGCGGTTGCTCGTTGAGACCAGCCCGATCGAGATCCTTGTCACGGCGCGAGCCGAGCGTCGAAGCGGGAGCCGCCAACGATCGGCCGGACCGACTCAGACCGAAGACATCGTTGCATCAGGGCTGCTACCAGCGGAACGGCGGCTCCGGTTTGTAGCAAACATACCCGTAGGGACCGTACCAGCGGCTTCCGACGGAGCAGGGTGGCAGCCCTCGCAGGCAGCGCCCCAAGCAGAACGGCGAAATGACGTCACCGTAAACCGGGCTCATGGAGGTGGCGCGGACGACGGCAACTCCTCGACCTCGAGCCGAGGCCGGCATGGCCGAAGAACTCATGGCAATCGCGATCAACAACGCAGCTGATCCTGTAGCCTTGCAGACTTTCATGGTCAGACCTTCCGTCGCAGACGTGCTGGATCCGCCCGTGTCGATTCAGCACGCACGTTCTGAACGTCTCAGAAGCGCAACGGTTCTCATGTACTCCACGCGGAGTGGCGCTGCCTCCGTTCCTAGAGCAGCACCCGGTCACGTTGCAATCGGGTACTGCTCTAGGTCTTTGATCTTGCCGCATTTTCTGCGACGAACCGGCATCCACTTCGTCGGAAAATGCTCTAGGATAACGGCTGCCGGCCTCCCGGCACCGCGCGCGACGACGGTGCGGCCGGAGTCGGGCCGAAGCAAGTGCCCAAAGCTTCCTCTGAGGCTCCTTGAGGGCCTCAGCCGGACGCTGCCGATGGATTCCTGCGACATCACGCATTCCGCCTGGCCGGCGAAGCGGGGAGACGATGGTGAGGGACCGGCAACGGACTCGGCACGAGGCGCGTCTGCATGATGTCGTTGCGCGGGCGGAGATGGACGAGGCGTGAACCGTCGCGTTCGCGGCAGACGCCTTCGGGCTCCCTCCTCCGGCACGCCCTCATCGCGTGACCGGCCCTCCGCCGCATCGGTGCCGCCGGATCACAAGTCGCTTGCCGGTTGAGGCGCTCCCCTATCCAAACAACCAGCCGCGCTTGAGTCATAAAGATAAATCTTCTACCGTTGCCACCTGCGATCCGTTCAGAATAAAGGCTCAGCTTCGGAGGAGAGATTTGACCTATTATCTAACATCAGTGCAAATCGCAAACATTCAAAATCAGAACAAAGAAGCCCCTCGCCGGCGCGCTGAGGTAGTATTTACAGTCGAAAACGACGAAGGTCACCCAACAGTCGCGACGACCATGCTTGTTGATATATCTTACGAGGATGGGATTACATTTGGCGAACTGAAGGAGGAGGCAATTGCGCAAGCCACTAAGATAATTGAGGTTATTCATGGCAACTTGAGCGCGAAAAGCGCTTCGCCGGCCTGACAAGAAATGCGCATCGACATTCTTGCGCGCTGAAACCTGCGGCGGTTCACGAGGTCCTTGCGAAGCGGTGCGGTGGCCTCGGATTGCGCGCCGGCCATGTGAAGCGCGCCATCGAACCCCGGGATCAAGCGTCGAAAGGCCGTCGGCATCCGGCGCTCGATCGTGATGAGGGCGCGACAGCGCTCACACGGGAGTTCAACCGCCCTCACGGATCGCGGTCGACCTTTCCATCCAGCCCTCGAGGCGGCTGGCTCGGCCGCAAGCCTCATTCAACGATTTGCGGCCACTGCCCTTGCCGGACCTTGGGAGCACGCGGCGCAGCGTCCGATCCCGCGCCCCGCTCACAGATGCGGCTGGAATGCGCCGCACGATCCTGCCACCGACGCGCCGGCGTGAACCTATTCACAGTCTGATAGAGGCGCGGGCTTCGATTTTCATCAAATATATCTTTCAAAGGATCGTATATTTCGCCCAACATGTATTGTCCTTTCATGGCTTTACTGATGCTTCTCGCTTAATCCGCTCAGCGTGAGCTGGGCTGGACAGCAAATTTCCGAATGTCAGGATCACGCGAGCCTTGGCCTGCTCGACGTAGCTCTCTTTACATCCGGTCACGATGCAACTTGAGACGCGAATTTTCTGATCCACCGCGAAGCGGTCAGCATCGTTCAATGAGATTTTGACGACCTGCCCGCGATCGCGCGCCCTGTTCGGGGGCTGAAACTCGGGGGGCAGCGCGTCGGTGACCGGAAGGATGCGGGCGATCTGGCCCGACACACTCTGGCGATGGGCGGAGACCTGCACCGACTGGCCCTCGGCAGCTTCGAAGAGATAGCTTTCAGGCATGTAGGCGAGCACGAAACTCGTGCCGGTGTAGATCGAGGCCAGCCGATTCGAGCCTGGCGTGAGGACCTCGCCGGGGCTCGCGATCGCGCTTCCGACGACGCCGGAGACCGGCGCGGTGAGCACGCCGTCCGCGTAGACCCTGCGCAGGTTGTCGGAAGCACTGGTGATTTCGGCGAGCGCCGCCCGGTTCGACGCGAGT
This window harbors:
- a CDS encoding HlyD family secretion protein, with amino-acid sequence MSELKVSQMSWGKLFRVLVTGTAVIGSGAIGFYYYSSGVLVLNADGLVTRDRVYVATPYDARVREVFVRPGDTVVAGQKIAVVDSPSISKTLAEFSIERAKISSRVAQLEARTTIVAAMVPVARAGAKQANEFMADLNKAKSSGLALNRSLHEVTAASFTATERLLTMISEKISLDTELASNRAALAEITSASDNLRRVYADGVLTAPVSGVVGSAIASPGEVLTPGSNRLASIYTGTSFVLAYMPESYLFEAAEGQSVQVSAHRQSVSGQIARILPVTDALPPEFQPPNRARDRGQVVKISLNDADRFAVDQKIRVSSCIVTGCKESYVEQAKARVILTFGNLLSSPAHAERIKREASVKP